The genomic window ACAGCAAAACAtcaggaattaaaaaatataaaaagaccATTGTTGTTTGAACTTGCGGCATTTATACTAACCAAATAATTGATGTttgaaagtttattaaaaaatgttttccttaTCAATTCTCTATATTTCACCCAAAAACCCTTGAACcaaacattccaaaaaaaaaaaaaaacttttactatTAACATTATGTTAGTGTGCAGAGCAACTGAGTGAATGCTGTGAATGAAAGAGTGCTCCGTACCCACGTGGCTACACTGCGCGGGTGCGGCTACAAGAAGGAAGAGACGTACAGTCCGATGACGACCAACGCAGCGACGGCAGTCAGCTCGCGCCTCACGTCTGCGTCAAAGAGGCAGCCCGCGGCGTCCTGGCGGCTGCGCAGCAACAACACCAGTGGCACGCACACATGCAGCACGTCCGGGACCATGAAGCACACGTCGCGAATCACCTGGAACACCGGCGGCCACGTCATCACGTGCTTAGGACTACGATGCTTCATACCAGCATCAGGGGGAACGTGGCCTAGACATTCCCAAACACACGTCAACTGAACACATTTCCCGTGACTGCACACAAACAACCAGTGACAAATCTGTTAGTTTAGCGAGAACGAGGGCAATGTGCTAACAAGGGTGGACTGTGCTCTGGGCCAAAGGGACCTGGTTTTGCACCCTGTGAGAGCAAGACTTTTCATTACCTGCTTCCAGGTTGATTACGTTACGTTTAGTCAGTTAAGTCTGCCAACTATTGCCGATCAAGCCCACCTCATGaaggttgattaaaaaaattatctttaaataaaaagaaaacattttaaacagctTAATGAGCTTCCATGCAGTGGTACTGCTGACGTTGTACAGATATACTCCAACCATTCGGCCGGCGTTGCTCACGTATCCCCTCCCAATGTGCGCCCTCGATGGGTAGTATGGGAGTAACTTCCAGTTCTTTTCtttaaaacattccagagctttttttAGATATACAGAACTGCAAGGGATCGCTCCCTACTTGTTGATTGGGCGGGTATTGGAGCTTCGGAGCCGACCAGAGGCCAGGGCCACCGACCCAGCCCCTCCACCGCACTCAGCTGTGTCCTGTAGAGAGAACGGGCGACACGAGGCACTCGGCAGCACCTGGTGCGAGAAGCCGCGGCCCTGCACGACGTTCTCCACGAACTGGTCCCAGCCGGCGGCCAGCACGTGCAGCAGAGCGATGCCCGTGATGCCCAGCGCCTTCCTGGGCGTGACGCGGGTCCGGCTGTCCGCCAGGTCCACCACCAGCGCCGTGGAGCACGCCTCCGTCAGCGAGAAGAACAGCTGGTGGTCCCACTGCGAGTAGAAGTCGTCGTTCCAGTAGTTGAAGTAGGCCCACCACGAGTAGTAGTGCGCGAAGAGCGACGACGCGAAGAGCAGCAGCATGGAGGGGCGGAGGCTGCGAGCGAGCGCCAGCGACACCAGGTGGCGCACGCACTCGTACAGCACCAGCACGCACAGCACAGTCAGCACCCACATCTTCAGGGAGTTGCTGGTGGCGTTGAAGTACACGTGCTTGTAGGAGGCGATGCCCGTCTCGTAGGTGCCTGCGCCACGCAACACACCGCCCGCGGCCCCCGTCAGCAGCGCACCAGGCCTCCCGCGACCACACGTGTTGCACCTCGGCCATTAAGgggcctcgtcaggggtgtatgtgtgttagtgcgacgctcgctggtgtttctagcgcggtgtcgcctctaagcccaAGGCTCTTAATTGGAGCGTAGTCttatcgtcgtcacaggataactgtgaaatttgagcggtgaccgcaacattatatggtcgataaatgaagataaaggtgtaatgcaagtcccttcagtgcttttaataatctgtactggttgttttacgcctaaaaattactctgaaaacatgcgttttagccattttaactcttctagaaatacagtttaaaaacatgatccaaaattaaaagtacttttcgggcctcagcgaactcttaaatgcttttcgtaaacatgccccactcggatatcttgagtagttttgaaattgcgttgtttttcctgaagctctgcgcaccgtgtgtgtgaccgtaggcggagcccttaagtgACAGTATTATGGTTATCAGTGTGAGCTATTGGCACACCAAGCATTCCTGAAAAGAGAGCAGAGGAAGTTCTGCTCTTACACACGCCATGCCAGCGGACGTAATCCCTTCCGAACACACCTTCGTGCGAGCTGTTACCTTTGAAGACAGTATCCCAGCAGGAGCAGGAGCAATAGTGTCGATCCACGTGCCGAGAGTACTTGTGCCAGAAGTAGTACAGGATGCCTATGTGGACCGGCGGGAACACGGCCGGCACGAAGAATCCGCATATTCTCGACCAAATCTTGGCATCGCCCATCACCGTCTTCAACCTCTGCTTCATCGCTGGCCTGCTTGCAACAAGCGTCAACCAATGGGCCGTCGgctcataaaataaatttgactgAAATGGATGAACAGGCAAACAGCAAAGTGCTTGAGGGAGTAGCACTGAAATGATACACTTAATTGTA from Bacillus rossius redtenbacheri isolate Brsri chromosome 1, Brsri_v3, whole genome shotgun sequence includes these protein-coding regions:
- the LOC134528435 gene encoding uncharacterized protein LOC134528435, which encodes MKQRLKTVMGDAKIWSRICGFFVPAVFPPVHIGILYYFWHKYSRHVDRHYCSCSCWDTVFKGTYETGIASYKHVYFNATSNSLKMWVLTVLCVLVLYECVRHLVSLALARSLRPSMLLLFASSLFAHYYSWWAYFNYWNDDFYSQWDHQLFFSLTEACSTALVVDLADSRTRVTPRKALGITGIALLHVLAAGWDQFVENVVQGRGFSHQVIRDVCFMVPDVLHVCVPLVLLLRSRQDAAGCLFDADVRRELTAVAALVVIGLYVSSFL